From Rutidosis leptorrhynchoides isolate AG116_Rl617_1_P2 chromosome 3, CSIRO_AGI_Rlap_v1, whole genome shotgun sequence, a single genomic window includes:
- the LOC139897950 gene encoding protein RADIALIS-like 1, whose amino-acid sequence MASMSSRASGSWTVKQNKDFEEALAVFDKDTPDRWHNVAKAVGGKTAAEVKRHYEILVEDVKHIESGRVPFPKYRTTGA is encoded by the coding sequence ATGGCATCTATGTCGTCACGTGCGTCAGGGTCATGGACTGTTAAGCAGAATAAGGACTTTGAAGAGGCTCTGGCTGTGTTCGATAAGGATACACCTGATCGATGGCACAATGTCGCCAAGGCTGTTGGCGGGAAGACTGCAGCCGAAGTGAAGCGGCATTATGAGATCCTTGTGGAGGATGTGAAGCACATCGAAAGTGGTCGAGTTCCGTTCcctaaatataggacaaccggggCATAG